A single genomic interval of Aedes aegypti strain LVP_AGWG chromosome 1, AaegL5.0 Primary Assembly, whole genome shotgun sequence harbors:
- the LOC5577942 gene encoding uncharacterized protein LOC5577942, producing MSAARVDCLPNSRSFSILGHFRDPFAFQKLLDRCIGFIHWDTESAFTWVKILLLVFTGTYYTLSCLCLTRIDPAEVPLDHFFGMWFLVGGGCSCFSQWYVLAIERRHLAKVIGFLTNLQQNGIDHPTRVRQRSRIVLYSIVHWTTNVSQTAVWAVTLLFTSSIAHATSNSYL from the coding sequence ATGTCCGCTGCTCGTGTTGACTGTTTGCCAAACTCCCGGAGTTTCTCGATCTTGGGACATTTCCGGGACCCATTcgccttccagaagcttctggatCGCTGTATCGGTTTCATCCATTGGGACACGGAGTCCGCATTCACCTGGGTCAAGATACTTCTGCTGGTCTTCACCGGGACGTACTACACGCTGTCCTGTCTGTGTCTCACCCGGATCGATCCGGCTGAAGTACCACTGGACCACTTCTTCGGAATGTGGTTCCTGGTTGGTGGTGGGTGTTCTTGCTTCTCCCAGTGGTACGTCCTGGCCATCGAACGGCGTCACCTTGCCAAGGTCATCGGTTTTCTTACGAATCTACAGCAAAACGGAATCGATCATCCAACGAGAGTTCGTCAACGATCACGTATTGTGCTTTACTCCATCGTTCACTGGACCACGAATGTCAGCCAAACCGCAGTATGGGCCGTTACCTTGCTCTTCACAAGCTCTATCGCTCACGCCACAAGCAACTCATACTTGTAG